Proteins from a genomic interval of Granulicella sp. L56:
- a CDS encoding S8 family serine peptidase, whose protein sequence is MQTSTQLRGASLSGLSNTPLTHDGITRTASPRPSGIALSMAILLLLLSPQLHAQAATAPIVPNRYIVVYRNHAIPIDAETSTRTAGARLLHRNERLGIAAAQSLAATTPVRAHSSLAAAQSDAETMRRLAAQPDVQYVLHDRIVTADRLTLKQAVPATFSVIIGSTTQPETYDSFYTSSPQGWAVQQVGGYGNNVPGGPAHGPWDTTMGKGVRIAILDSGVDEDHPDIAPNLDLNLSEIDQADYPSPCDDGTPQDQDGHGTWTASLAAGALGPGTGEVIGVAPAATLLNIKVLQRMPDTSAGSSASISDQCTSGQASGLLSWVLQGIEDAIDNHADTISLSIGATVDLTTGEGAGLKAAFDQVTSDAAQTGIVVVASAGNDGLDLSNPRYAELPAQSSGVLAIEASTNPNCAQNTAAGATCTPGPIALAYYNNYGAPFNALAAPGGSYPEGGDLAVSGWVRGACSSGKPSTLDGPPTDSSHSFGCFSFGHTPYVQAIGTSASAPLAAGAAALLRAAHPNWTAAAIIATLRATATSSASLPVPQINAAAALAVP, encoded by the coding sequence ATGCAGACATCAACGCAACTGCGAGGTGCATCGTTGTCCGGTCTCAGCAATACCCCTCTCACCCACGACGGCATCACCAGGACAGCGTCTCCGCGCCCATCCGGCATTGCGCTGTCAATGGCCATTCTTCTGCTCCTCCTCTCGCCTCAACTTCACGCACAAGCCGCAACCGCTCCCATCGTTCCCAACCGCTATATCGTCGTCTATCGCAACCATGCCATCCCGATCGATGCAGAAACAAGCACCCGTACCGCCGGGGCTCGCCTGCTTCATCGCAACGAGCGTCTGGGCATCGCCGCCGCCCAATCCCTCGCCGCGACCACTCCTGTCCGCGCCCACAGCAGCCTCGCCGCAGCGCAAAGCGATGCCGAAACGATGCGCCGTCTGGCCGCACAACCCGATGTCCAGTACGTCCTGCACGATCGCATCGTGACCGCCGACCGGCTTACCCTCAAACAGGCGGTCCCAGCCACCTTCAGTGTCATTATTGGTTCAACCACCCAACCTGAAACTTACGATTCCTTCTACACCTCATCCCCCCAGGGCTGGGCCGTCCAGCAGGTAGGCGGCTATGGCAACAACGTTCCCGGAGGCCCTGCTCACGGCCCCTGGGACACCACCATGGGCAAGGGCGTCCGCATCGCCATCCTCGACAGTGGCGTTGACGAAGACCACCCCGACATCGCCCCCAATCTCGATCTAAACCTCAGTGAAATCGATCAGGCGGACTACCCCAGCCCCTGTGACGACGGCACACCTCAAGACCAGGACGGCCACGGCACCTGGACCGCCTCGCTTGCCGCCGGAGCCCTCGGTCCCGGCACCGGAGAGGTCATCGGCGTCGCCCCCGCAGCGACCCTGCTCAACATCAAGGTTCTCCAGCGCATGCCCGACACCAGCGCAGGAAGTAGCGCTTCTATCTCCGACCAATGCACGAGCGGTCAGGCCAGTGGTTTATTAAGTTGGGTCTTGCAAGGCATCGAAGACGCCATCGACAATCATGCCGACACCATCTCCCTTTCCATTGGAGCCACCGTCGATCTCACCACCGGAGAAGGGGCCGGGCTAAAGGCAGCCTTCGATCAGGTCACCAGCGACGCCGCCCAGACAGGCATCGTTGTCGTAGCCTCGGCAGGCAACGACGGCCTCGATCTCTCCAACCCGCGCTACGCCGAGCTTCCGGCACAGTCCAGCGGTGTGCTCGCCATCGAAGCCTCCACCAACCCCAACTGCGCTCAGAATACTGCCGCCGGAGCCACCTGCACGCCCGGCCCCATCGCACTCGCCTACTACAACAATTACGGAGCTCCATTCAACGCCCTCGCCGCCCCCGGAGGCAGCTACCCCGAAGGCGGCGACCTCGCCGTCAGTGGGTGGGTACGCGGAGCCTGCAGCTCCGGCAAACCCTCCACCCTCGACGGGCCGCCGACAGACAGCTCCCACAGCTTCGGCTGTTTCAGCTTTGGCCATACGCCTTACGTGCAGGCCATCGGCACCAGCGCCTCCGCACCTCTCGCCGCCGGTGCGGCTGCGCTGCTGCGTGCCGCACATCCGAACTGGACCGCCGCCGCCATCATCGCCACCCTGCGCGCCACCGCAACTTCCTCCGCCTCGCTGCCCGTCCCCCAGATCAACGCCGCAGCCGCCCTGGCAGTTCCTTAA
- a CDS encoding NADP-dependent oxidoreductase, translated as MQTVVTASGLMLQASEHPVPTPGPGEVLLRVRAAGVITAELLWQPTTHKADGSPRTNAIPTHEFSGDIAACGEGVSSFSKGQAIYGMNDWYQEGALAEFTVAPATSIALRPKSLSYEQAATVPIGALTAWQALTTQGHLQPQQRVLIHGGAGGVGFFAVQFAKSLGAYVIATASQDTVPFVEGLGADQVFDYRATRFDQELRDIDLVVDTVGGEMLARSWSVLRAGGRVVTAVSSIPDDAPQKIKDAFFLVHPDGKRLDEIASLLDAGKLQTFVKTVVPLQEAEQAYNPSLPSALRYGKTVVAVAP; from the coding sequence ATGCAAACCGTCGTTACCGCAAGCGGTCTGATGCTGCAAGCCTCCGAACATCCCGTGCCAACGCCGGGTCCCGGAGAAGTGCTCCTTCGCGTGCGCGCAGCCGGAGTCATCACGGCAGAGCTGCTCTGGCAACCGACGACGCACAAAGCCGATGGATCACCACGAACCAACGCCATCCCCACGCATGAGTTCTCAGGCGACATCGCAGCGTGCGGCGAAGGCGTTAGCTCATTCTCCAAAGGACAAGCCATCTACGGCATGAACGACTGGTATCAGGAGGGCGCGCTCGCCGAATTCACCGTCGCCCCAGCCACATCCATCGCTCTGCGGCCAAAATCACTATCGTACGAGCAAGCAGCCACCGTACCCATCGGAGCCCTCACTGCATGGCAGGCGCTCACCACGCAAGGCCATCTCCAGCCGCAGCAGCGCGTGCTGATTCACGGCGGAGCAGGCGGCGTCGGCTTCTTTGCCGTGCAGTTCGCAAAGTCGCTCGGCGCCTACGTCATCGCAACGGCATCTCAAGACACCGTTCCATTTGTCGAAGGCCTCGGTGCCGATCAGGTATTCGACTATCGCGCCACCCGGTTCGATCAGGAACTCCGCGATATCGACCTCGTCGTCGATACCGTAGGCGGCGAGATGCTTGCCCGCTCCTGGAGCGTCCTTCGTGCTGGCGGACGCGTCGTAACAGCCGTATCCAGCATCCCGGACGACGCTCCACAAAAAATCAAGGACGCTTTTTTTCTCGTTCACCCCGACGGCAAACGGCTGGACGAGATCGCCAGCCTTCTCGATGCCGGAAAGCTACAGACCTTTGTGAAGACGGTCGTGCCCTTGCAAGAGGCCGAACAGGCATACAACCCATCCCTTCCATCTGCCCTGAGATACGGAAAAACCGTAGTCGCCGTAGCTCCCTGA
- a CDS encoding thioredoxin domain-containing protein has product MSEKKNSLERAASAYLRSAMHQPVDWQEWGEAAFAKAQAEDKPILLDIGAVWCHWCHVMDRESYENAETAKVINEHFIPVKVDRDERPDVDARYQAAVSSISGQGGWPLTAFLTPDGKPYFGGTYFPPQDQHGRPGFQRVLLTMAEAFEKQRDQVNESAASVIAAIEHNESFMGRAGNPGPELVQKLVESAVKQFDPRSGGFGSQPKFPHSGAIDLLLDTASRGGGNEAAKTAAMVTLQKMAQGGIYDHLAGGFHRYSVDEGWVVPHFEKMAYDNSELLKNYVHAYQTFVEPESARVAREMILWIDEWLSDREQGGFYASQDADFSLEDDGDYFTWTRNEADAVLTAEELAVAGAYYDIGEIGDMHHDPLKNVLHVRVTLEDVARANNVTVEVARERLASAKKKLYAARLERPTPYVDKTVYVAWNGMMISAYLEAGRVLDLPEVKAFALKSLDRVLREAWDAGKGMAHVVAYGESGGSAARVAGVLDDYVFVGHAALDAWEATGELRYYTAAEEITASAVARFHDKTGLAFFDTEAPAEGEVRLGALVTRRKPLQDSPTPAANPVAAALLLRLAALNDREEYAVMALETLETFAGVVEHFGLYAASYGLALQRLLLGTVQVCVIGDDDEARRLEAVALARYAVNKSVVRLRREQLSALPPALAETLPHLPGINDGSVAVICTGRGCLPPVRTVDELIAAMNHAL; this is encoded by the coding sequence ATGAGCGAGAAGAAGAATTCTTTGGAGCGGGCGGCTTCGGCCTATCTGCGGTCAGCGATGCATCAACCGGTGGATTGGCAGGAGTGGGGTGAGGCAGCGTTCGCAAAGGCGCAGGCTGAGGACAAGCCGATTCTGCTGGATATTGGCGCGGTGTGGTGCCACTGGTGTCATGTGATGGATCGCGAGTCGTATGAGAATGCGGAGACCGCGAAGGTCATCAATGAACATTTCATTCCGGTGAAGGTGGACCGCGATGAGCGGCCCGATGTGGATGCGCGCTATCAGGCGGCAGTGTCGTCGATCAGTGGACAGGGCGGGTGGCCGTTGACCGCGTTTCTTACGCCTGATGGCAAGCCTTACTTTGGAGGGACTTATTTTCCGCCTCAGGACCAGCATGGCCGGCCGGGTTTTCAGCGGGTGCTGCTGACGATGGCGGAGGCGTTTGAGAAGCAGCGCGATCAGGTGAATGAGTCAGCGGCGAGCGTGATTGCGGCGATTGAGCATAACGAATCGTTCATGGGACGGGCAGGGAATCCGGGGCCAGAGCTGGTGCAGAAGCTGGTGGAATCGGCGGTGAAGCAGTTCGATCCGCGGTCGGGTGGTTTTGGATCGCAGCCGAAGTTTCCTCATTCGGGGGCGATCGATCTGCTGCTGGATACGGCTTCGCGAGGCGGGGGAAATGAGGCTGCAAAGACGGCGGCGATGGTGACGTTGCAGAAGATGGCGCAGGGGGGAATCTATGACCATCTTGCGGGCGGATTTCATCGCTACTCGGTCGATGAGGGATGGGTGGTGCCGCACTTCGAGAAGATGGCCTATGACAACAGCGAATTGTTGAAGAACTATGTTCATGCGTACCAGACATTTGTCGAGCCGGAGTCTGCGCGGGTGGCGCGGGAGATGATCCTGTGGATCGATGAGTGGCTGAGCGACCGCGAGCAGGGCGGATTTTATGCTTCGCAGGATGCCGACTTTTCGCTTGAGGATGACGGCGATTACTTTACGTGGACTCGCAATGAAGCGGATGCGGTTCTCACTGCAGAGGAGTTGGCTGTTGCGGGCGCGTATTACGACATCGGCGAGATTGGTGACATGCATCACGATCCGCTGAAGAACGTGCTGCATGTTCGGGTGACGCTGGAGGATGTGGCGCGAGCGAATAATGTGACGGTGGAGGTGGCGCGGGAGCGGTTGGCTTCGGCGAAGAAGAAGCTATATGCGGCGCGGCTGGAACGGCCCACTCCTTATGTAGACAAGACAGTTTATGTGGCGTGGAACGGGATGATGATCTCTGCTTATCTTGAGGCGGGGCGTGTGCTCGATCTGCCGGAGGTGAAAGCATTCGCGCTGAAGTCGCTGGACCGTGTGCTGCGCGAGGCGTGGGATGCAGGCAAGGGCATGGCGCATGTGGTGGCGTATGGCGAGAGTGGCGGTAGTGCTGCGCGTGTGGCCGGGGTGCTCGATGACTATGTATTTGTGGGGCACGCTGCTCTCGATGCGTGGGAGGCTACTGGGGAGTTGCGCTATTACACGGCTGCCGAAGAGATTACGGCGAGCGCGGTGGCGCGGTTCCATGACAAGACGGGGCTGGCGTTCTTCGATACCGAAGCTCCGGCGGAGGGAGAGGTCCGGCTGGGCGCTCTGGTAACGCGGCGTAAGCCATTGCAGGATTCTCCGACGCCTGCTGCGAACCCTGTGGCGGCGGCTTTGCTGTTGCGGCTGGCGGCGCTGAATGACCGCGAGGAGTATGCGGTGATGGCGCTGGAGACGCTGGAGACATTTGCTGGCGTGGTGGAGCACTTCGGGCTCTATGCCGCGAGCTACGGTCTGGCTTTGCAGCGGCTGTTGCTGGGGACGGTGCAGGTCTGCGTGATCGGCGACGACGATGAGGCGCGGCGGCTGGAAGCGGTGGCGCTGGCCCGGTATGCGGTGAACAAGAGCGTGGTTCGGCTGCGCAGGGAGCAGTTGAGCGCTCTGCCTCCAGCGCTGGCTGAGACGCTACCGCATCTGCCTGGAATCAATGATGGAAGTGTTGCGGTGATCTGCACGGGGAGAGGTTGCCTGCCTCCGGTGCGCACGGTGGATGAGTTGATCGCGGCGATGAATCATGCGTTATAG
- a CDS encoding PEP-CTERM sorting domain-containing protein, with translation MISASAHADTFNFSATGSSGPFSGSGVLTASPQGGGEYLITDITGTGVTGLTAPGGFNGNDNLLFPSATPTLDSHGFSFTEINGPDHYDVNIFNDGSGYFAYLDDEDNFTQTVPVTFSVATAATPEPSTFILLGTGILGLAGATRRKLFPAS, from the coding sequence GTGATATCTGCCTCGGCCCATGCTGACACCTTCAACTTCTCCGCCACCGGTTCCTCCGGCCCATTCAGCGGATCAGGAGTTTTAACCGCATCCCCTCAGGGCGGCGGCGAATACCTGATCACCGACATCACTGGCACCGGCGTCACCGGTTTGACCGCACCCGGTGGCTTCAACGGAAATGACAACCTGCTCTTCCCTTCAGCAACGCCAACCCTCGATTCCCACGGCTTCAGCTTCACCGAGATCAACGGCCCCGACCACTACGATGTGAATATCTTCAACGACGGCAGCGGCTACTTCGCCTATCTCGATGACGAGGACAACTTCACCCAAACCGTTCCCGTAACCTTTTCAGTGGCTACGGCAGCAACGCCGGAACCCTCCACCTTTATTCTTCTGGGCACAGGAATCCTGGGCCTGGCAGGCGCAACGCGGCGCAAACTCTTTCCCGCGTCCTAA
- a CDS encoding sodium-translocating pyrophosphatase, protein MDVVSLLGVVVQVQVPASSAGISGDGGAVCLWMAIAVGVLALLAAWMLARHVLSCDSGTPEMQSISNAIREGAEAFLKRQYRTIGAIAVVLAILLFAGYHMSARTAPFAMKTVISFLVGAVCSGLAGYTGMYVSIRANIRTASAARGSLNKALQIALRGGAVTGLVVVALSLIGVGALFLLFGGLSHPQTVPYQLVGFGFGASLVALFAQLGGGIYTKAADVGADLVGKVEAGIPEDDPRNPAVIADLVGDNVGDCAGRGADIFESTAAENVGAMILGAALYPVFGVKGILFPLIVLAINLIASIAGVFVVSANETEDPMRALNRGFYLTSVVALAGFAIAVYTMLDGPMVKPLWLLGCGVVGLITSFLFVWITEYYTESRYRPVQSIAAASLTGPATNIISGLAVGMETPALPVIVISAALLLSYYFGVQGLGDVAGITDYAKGIYGTALATMGMLSCAAYILAMDTFGPITDNAGGIIEMSNQPESIRERTDKLDSAGNTTKALTKGYAIGSASLAAFLLFSAYLEEIKVIVTDKVHLAGGYMPPGWSFTNINLAQVPVFVGALLGAMLTYLFSSMAIKAVGRTAQMVVKDVRDQFKENPGIMAGTSKPDYGRCVHIVTGAALKEMVMPGLLVVCMPVAVGLIFRHFSASYQATSEIYAPGTILPVPAIGGIPVNLAGAESVAGLLMVGTIAGILLAMLMNNGGGAWDNAKKFIETGQYGGKKSEAHKASIVGDTVGDPFKDTAGPSLHVLIKLLATITLVLAPLFV, encoded by the coding sequence ATGGACGTAGTAAGCCTTCTGGGTGTGGTCGTTCAGGTGCAAGTTCCAGCCTCATCCGCTGGCATTTCGGGCGATGGCGGGGCTGTTTGCCTCTGGATGGCGATAGCCGTCGGTGTGCTGGCGCTGCTTGCAGCCTGGATGCTGGCACGGCATGTACTTAGCTGCGATTCGGGAACTCCGGAGATGCAGTCGATCTCGAACGCGATTCGTGAAGGCGCCGAGGCGTTTCTAAAACGCCAGTACAGGACCATCGGAGCAATCGCGGTCGTTCTGGCGATCCTGCTGTTTGCGGGATATCACATGTCTGCGCGAACGGCTCCGTTTGCGATGAAGACGGTGATCAGTTTTCTGGTGGGTGCGGTGTGCTCGGGGCTGGCTGGCTATACAGGGATGTATGTTTCGATTCGCGCAAATATTCGGACGGCCTCGGCAGCGCGTGGGAGTTTGAACAAGGCGCTGCAGATCGCGTTGCGTGGCGGCGCGGTGACTGGGTTGGTGGTGGTAGCGCTTTCGCTGATCGGCGTAGGGGCGCTGTTTCTTCTGTTCGGCGGGTTGTCGCATCCGCAGACGGTTCCGTATCAACTGGTTGGATTTGGATTCGGGGCTTCGTTGGTGGCGTTGTTCGCGCAGTTGGGTGGCGGAATTTATACCAAGGCTGCGGATGTCGGCGCGGACCTTGTAGGCAAGGTAGAGGCTGGGATTCCGGAAGATGATCCGCGCAACCCCGCGGTCATCGCGGACCTTGTGGGCGATAACGTGGGCGACTGCGCTGGCCGCGGCGCGGACATCTTTGAATCGACCGCAGCGGAGAATGTGGGCGCAATGATTCTGGGTGCGGCGCTCTATCCGGTGTTTGGTGTGAAGGGAATCCTGTTTCCGCTGATTGTCCTTGCGATTAATTTGATTGCGAGTATCGCTGGGGTCTTCGTCGTGAGTGCGAACGAGACGGAAGATCCGATGCGGGCGCTGAATCGCGGCTTCTATCTGACCTCGGTCGTAGCTCTGGCTGGATTTGCCATCGCGGTGTATACGATGCTCGATGGACCGATGGTGAAGCCGCTGTGGCTGCTGGGCTGCGGCGTGGTTGGGTTGATCACATCCTTCCTGTTTGTGTGGATTACGGAGTACTACACGGAGTCGCGCTACAGACCGGTACAGTCGATTGCCGCCGCTTCGCTGACCGGACCTGCGACGAACATCATCAGCGGGCTGGCCGTGGGCATGGAGACGCCTGCGCTTCCGGTGATTGTGATCTCGGCGGCGCTGCTGTTGAGCTACTACTTCGGCGTGCAGGGCCTGGGTGACGTCGCAGGCATTACCGATTACGCAAAGGGAATCTATGGGACGGCGCTCGCGACCATGGGAATGTTGAGCTGTGCGGCCTACATTCTGGCGATGGATACGTTTGGGCCAATCACGGATAATGCTGGCGGGATTATCGAGATGTCGAACCAGCCGGAGTCGATTCGCGAGCGGACGGACAAGCTGGACTCGGCGGGAAACACGACCAAGGCGCTGACTAAGGGCTATGCGATTGGCTCGGCTTCGCTGGCGGCGTTTCTGCTGTTCTCGGCTTATCTAGAGGAGATCAAGGTCATCGTGACGGACAAGGTCCATCTTGCAGGCGGGTATATGCCGCCGGGGTGGAGCTTCACGAACATCAATCTTGCACAGGTGCCCGTGTTCGTCGGCGCGCTGCTGGGAGCGATGCTGACGTATCTCTTTAGCTCGATGGCAATCAAGGCAGTCGGACGCACGGCGCAGATGGTCGTGAAGGATGTTCGCGATCAGTTCAAGGAGAATCCGGGGATCATGGCCGGAACTTCGAAGCCGGACTATGGGCGATGCGTCCACATCGTGACCGGGGCGGCTCTGAAAGAGATGGTGATGCCGGGGCTGCTGGTGGTTTGCATGCCGGTTGCGGTGGGATTGATCTTCCGGCACTTCAGTGCGAGCTATCAGGCGACGTCCGAGATCTATGCTCCGGGAACGATTCTGCCGGTGCCTGCGATTGGGGGGATTCCGGTGAACCTTGCTGGAGCGGAGTCGGTTGCCGGGCTGCTGATGGTGGGAACGATTGCCGGAATTCTGCTGGCGATGCTGATGAACAACGGCGGCGGAGCCTGGGACAACGCGAAGAAGTTCATCGAGACCGGGCAATATGGCGGCAAGAAGTCGGAGGCGCACAAGGCTTCGATTGTTGGAGATACGGTTGGCGATCCCTTCAAGGACACGGCGGGACCAAGCCTGCATGTGCTGATCAAGCTGCTGGCTACGATTACGCTGGTGCTTGCGCCGCTCTTTGTTTGA
- a CDS encoding MBL fold metallo-hydrolase, translated as MLQNARRSGQKFLNPVLTSVGEWSTILKVLPLYIRNKEEKVPRQPLGPFKTEVETYRLPPASGLRVTWMGHSSVLVEIDGTNVLIDPVWDERASPVQWAGPKRFFAAPLLLEQLPRIDVALVSHDHYDHLGETTIRKLSRMDSMKQARWVTSLGVGGILQRFGVERERISELDWTESVTVADGALEITAVPARHFSGRKMGNRFETLWSAFVLKSAAHKVYFGADSGWWDGFAEIGATYGPFDLTMLEIGAFHELWAEIHLGPDGAARAFAAMGGKGLMMPIHWGLFDLALHGWRQPTERLLELAAQQEILLWMPEPGRPTEVVQGTEVRSDWWR; from the coding sequence ATGTTGCAGAACGCGAGACGATCGGGACAGAAGTTTCTGAACCCTGTGCTGACCAGTGTGGGAGAGTGGAGCACGATCCTGAAGGTGCTCCCGCTCTATATAAGAAACAAAGAAGAGAAGGTGCCTCGGCAGCCTCTTGGACCGTTCAAGACGGAGGTGGAGACGTATCGGCTGCCTCCGGCGAGTGGACTGCGGGTGACGTGGATGGGGCACTCGTCCGTGCTGGTTGAGATTGACGGAACCAATGTGTTGATCGATCCAGTTTGGGATGAGAGGGCGTCTCCGGTGCAATGGGCCGGACCGAAGCGATTTTTCGCGGCGCCGTTGTTGTTGGAGCAGCTCCCCCGCATCGATGTAGCCCTGGTGTCGCATGATCACTACGACCATCTGGGAGAGACGACGATTCGCAAGCTGTCGCGAATGGATTCGATGAAGCAGGCGCGCTGGGTGACCTCGCTGGGCGTTGGCGGGATCTTGCAGCGGTTCGGTGTGGAGAGAGAGCGGATATCGGAGTTGGACTGGACCGAAAGTGTAACGGTTGCCGACGGAGCGCTTGAGATTACGGCGGTGCCTGCTCGCCACTTCTCTGGCAGGAAGATGGGCAACCGGTTCGAGACGTTGTGGTCCGCGTTTGTGCTGAAGAGTGCGGCGCACAAGGTTTACTTTGGTGCGGACTCGGGGTGGTGGGACGGCTTTGCCGAGATCGGAGCGACCTATGGGCCATTCGATCTGACGATGCTGGAGATTGGGGCCTTCCACGAGCTGTGGGCAGAGATTCACCTGGGGCCGGACGGTGCAGCCCGCGCTTTTGCAGCGATGGGCGGCAAAGGGTTGATGATGCCGATCCACTGGGGGCTGTTCGACCTGGCGCTGCATGGATGGAGACAGCCGACAGAGAGATTGCTGGAGCTCGCCGCGCAGCAGGAGATCCTGCTATGGATGCCGGAACCGGGGCGTCCGACAGAGGTGGTGCAGGGGACTGAGGTGCGCTCGGACTGGTGGCGTTGA
- a CDS encoding mechanosensitive ion channel family protein, producing the protein MLLQALPLQDERISKVLAQDWHDDVINFVSKDLPRLVFILVLAFILQRIVLFFVNRMRLRADRQIGNAQRAAQLRTVAAIVRATSYSLIGFIVLLHVLSVFDINLMPLLGSAAVLGVGIGLGAQSIFKDMLNGIFILVEDQYNVGEVVKIAGLQGTVEDLTLRLTRVRDSDGTLYIVPNSQIATVSNLSRDYSLATLNVSVDASANPDKVIAVLRAVATSVRNDSAFRDIAIADPNILGVDKIEGRAVTYPVQIRVRANQRDPILRELRRRIIIAFEKEGIPLGNDPANMLILRAPNPTAPPAQQPLIGS; encoded by the coding sequence ATGCTCCTCCAGGCACTGCCACTGCAAGACGAACGCATCTCCAAAGTCCTCGCGCAAGACTGGCACGACGATGTCATCAATTTTGTCAGCAAAGATTTGCCCCGTCTTGTCTTCATCCTTGTTCTAGCATTCATCCTGCAACGAATTGTCCTGTTCTTCGTCAACCGGATGCGTCTTCGCGCCGACAGGCAGATAGGCAACGCCCAGCGCGCCGCCCAGCTTCGTACCGTGGCGGCCATCGTCAGGGCTACTTCTTATAGCCTGATTGGTTTCATCGTCCTTCTGCATGTGCTGTCGGTCTTCGACATCAATCTCATGCCCTTGCTCGGCTCTGCCGCCGTCCTCGGTGTCGGCATCGGCCTCGGTGCGCAGTCCATCTTCAAGGACATGCTCAATGGCATCTTCATCCTCGTGGAAGATCAGTACAACGTAGGCGAAGTCGTAAAAATCGCCGGACTTCAGGGCACTGTCGAAGACCTTACCCTGCGCCTCACCCGCGTCCGCGACAGCGACGGCACCCTCTATATTGTCCCCAATAGCCAGATCGCCACAGTATCGAACCTCTCCCGCGACTACTCCCTTGCCACGCTCAACGTCAGCGTCGATGCCAGCGCCAATCCCGATAAAGTCATCGCCGTCCTCCGCGCCGTCGCCACCAGCGTCCGCAACGACTCCGCGTTCCGAGATATCGCCATCGCCGATCCCAATATCCTCGGCGTCGACAAGATCGAAGGCCGAGCCGTCACCTATCCCGTCCAGATCCGCGTTCGCGCCAACCAGCGCGATCCTATCCTCCGCGAGTTGCGCCGCCGCATCATCATCGCCTTTGAGAAGGAAGGCATCCCGCTGGGCAACGATCCCGCCAACATGCTGATCCTGCGCGCACCCAACCCCACCGCACCACCCGCGCAGCAGCCCCTCATCGGCAGCTAG